A single genomic interval of Lewinellaceae bacterium harbors:
- a CDS encoding sodium/solute symporter (Members of the Solute:Sodium Symporter (SSS), TC 2.A.21 as described in tcdb.org, catalyze solute:Na+ symport. Known solutes for members of the family include sugars, amino acids, nucleosides, inositols, vitamins, urea or anions, depending on the system.), whose translation MDHAGLHVIDLTIVLWYVVILLVIGLSFSSQTKTESELFLAGRRLTWPAIGFSLFASNISSTTIIGLAAFGYTYGVAASNYEWMATLILILGIFFFFPYYIKQRITTVPEFLEKRYDAKVRKYVSVFTILLSVVIDIAASLYAGALIIQVFYPNVQIWQTCMFLAVIAGIYTAAGGLAAVVYTDILQSVLVLMGCFILFLAVLGQYGFSWENAVSHIDPKWMQMILPSSDKHLPWTGTLFGLPILGFYVWIINQYIVQRILAARSLAHARWGAILGAGLKLTILFLMVMPGVLAIPLFPDLDNPDKVFPTLMTSLLPPGVLGLMLAAMIAAIMSSLDSALNSASTLIVNDFLKPSFPDRSTKHFAKLGKYTTLILMIFAGVWAPLISRFEGIFVYVQVALAYLIPPIVVIFLGGFISRRVSGKAAFLTLIIGHLLSIIFILWELDVRMGIHYSMLPMILFILNAALLGVMTYFHPNTDDSKLIDTTFYSKLGIEEKPVSWYFDYRVQVGVLLVITVLLIIVFR comes from the coding sequence ATGGACCACGCCGGATTGCATGTAATTGATTTGACTATCGTACTGTGGTATGTGGTCATTTTATTAGTGATAGGATTGTCCTTTTCTAGCCAGACTAAAACGGAATCGGAATTATTTCTTGCCGGAAGAAGGCTGACCTGGCCAGCGATTGGCTTTAGCCTTTTTGCATCAAATATTTCCAGTACAACGATTATTGGATTGGCTGCTTTTGGTTACACCTATGGTGTTGCAGCGTCCAATTATGAATGGATGGCAACGCTTATTTTAATTTTGGGTATTTTTTTCTTTTTTCCTTATTATATAAAACAACGAATTACAACCGTACCGGAATTTCTGGAAAAAAGATATGATGCAAAAGTCCGGAAATATGTTTCTGTCTTTACCATTTTATTAAGCGTGGTGATTGATATTGCGGCAAGCCTGTATGCTGGCGCTTTAATTATTCAGGTATTTTATCCGAATGTTCAGATTTGGCAGACATGCATGTTTTTAGCTGTAATTGCAGGTATTTACACTGCAGCCGGAGGGCTTGCGGCGGTGGTATATACGGATATCCTGCAGAGCGTCCTGGTATTGATGGGATGCTTTATTTTATTTCTGGCAGTTCTTGGACAATATGGATTCTCCTGGGAAAATGCAGTCTCCCACATTGATCCAAAATGGATGCAAATGATCCTGCCCAGCAGTGACAAGCACTTACCGTGGACCGGAACATTGTTTGGCTTGCCCATTCTGGGTTTTTATGTCTGGATCATTAATCAGTACATTGTTCAGCGCATACTTGCTGCCCGGAGTTTAGCCCATGCCCGCTGGGGTGCCATATTAGGAGCTGGATTAAAACTAACGATCCTGTTCCTGATGGTTATGCCCGGGGTATTGGCGATCCCTTTGTTTCCTGACCTTGATAATCCGGACAAAGTATTTCCAACGTTGATGACCAGTCTGCTGCCTCCTGGCGTATTGGGCCTCATGTTGGCAGCAATGATCGCAGCAATCATGTCGAGTCTGGATTCTGCACTGAACTCGGCCTCTACGCTGATCGTGAATGATTTTTTGAAACCGTCTTTCCCTGACCGGTCCACCAAACATTTTGCCAAGTTAGGAAAGTATACCACCTTGATTCTGATGATTTTTGCTGGGGTTTGGGCGCCGTTAATCTCCCGGTTCGAAGGAATTTTTGTCTATGTTCAGGTAGCGCTCGCTTATCTGATTCCCCCGATCGTGGTCATCTTCTTAGGAGGTTTTATTAGCCGTAGGGTATCCGGGAAAGCTGCATTCCTTACTTTGATAATAGGTCACTTGTTATCTATTATATTCATTCTGTGGGAGTTGGATGTGCGTATGGGCATCCATTACTCGATGCTTCCCATGATTCTGTTTATATTGAATGCCGCTTTGTTAGGTGTCATGACCTATTTCCATCCCAACACCGATGATTCCAAACTTATTGATACAACATTCTATTCAAAATTGGGGATTGAGGAAAAGCCGGTTTCCTGGTATTTTGATTACCGTGTCCAGGTTGGTGTCTTACTCGTCATCACCGTATTGCTGATTATTGTATTCCGTTAA
- a CDS encoding RagB/SusD family nutrient uptake outer membrane protein, whose product MKMKKAINIIMGGAFILTLVPACTDLKVNEVDSIVEENAGGGFVAGNPTDLLSSAYNDLGSYTDQANIYALLEQPSDEMIPPTRGVDWGDNGVWRLLHTQSWDATHSQVLGVWNQLNSFAYKCNEILASNPSPQQAAEAKVLRALNMYYVMDFYGQVPFREVTEGVDVDPKVLSRSEAFDFIVKDLTDALAALPNDGPMVGGRSTATQAAANALLSRLYLNKAVFTAADAAGPYNFDAGDMTKVVQYADAVAASGYDLEDEYFKIFSNSSEKEVILNSVAGTPQNRWFMTLHYDQNPSGWNGFTTLADFYNKFDKSDPRIGNYPAPDGSQFSGIGRGFLIGQQYKDDGSALVDSRTQKPLQFTTDVPLAGAATDKGIRAIKYHPSNAGKYIMIRYGEVYMNKLEAIVRGGSSSQSALDVVNNLRAKRGAPALASIDVSGVLDERGRELYWEGFRRDDQIRFGTFTGTWESKTTTDPSRVLFPIPQQALDSNPNLTQNPGY is encoded by the coding sequence ATGAAAATGAAAAAAGCTATAAATATAATAATGGGCGGGGCATTCATTCTGACCCTGGTGCCAGCCTGTACCGATCTCAAAGTCAATGAAGTTGATTCCATAGTAGAAGAGAATGCCGGTGGCGGTTTTGTGGCCGGAAATCCTACTGATTTGTTGTCATCGGCGTATAATGACCTTGGATCCTATACCGACCAGGCAAATATCTATGCACTGCTGGAGCAGCCTTCGGATGAAATGATCCCGCCAACACGCGGGGTTGACTGGGGTGATAATGGAGTATGGCGTTTGCTGCATACCCAATCATGGGATGCAACGCATTCACAAGTACTCGGTGTCTGGAACCAGCTGAATTCGTTTGCTTATAAGTGCAATGAAATCCTGGCCTCCAATCCAAGTCCGCAACAAGCGGCTGAAGCTAAAGTTTTACGTGCGTTGAACATGTACTATGTCATGGATTTTTACGGTCAGGTGCCTTTCCGGGAAGTTACCGAAGGTGTTGATGTAGACCCCAAGGTACTTTCAAGGTCCGAAGCTTTTGATTTTATCGTCAAGGACCTGACGGATGCGTTGGCAGCACTGCCAAATGATGGTCCAATGGTAGGGGGACGCTCAACAGCGACACAGGCCGCAGCCAATGCCCTGCTATCGCGCCTTTACCTGAATAAAGCAGTCTTTACAGCAGCCGATGCAGCCGGTCCCTACAATTTCGATGCAGGTGATATGACAAAGGTGGTTCAGTATGCTGATGCCGTTGCCGCTTCAGGATACGACCTGGAAGATGAATACTTCAAAATTTTCTCGAACAGCTCAGAAAAGGAAGTTATCCTGAATAGTGTTGCCGGTACTCCGCAAAACCGTTGGTTTATGACGCTTCACTACGATCAGAATCCCAGTGGATGGAACGGTTTTACCACCCTGGCTGATTTCTACAATAAGTTTGACAAGAGCGATCCCCGGATCGGTAACTATCCTGCACCGGATGGTTCCCAATTCTCCGGTATTGGCAGAGGCTTCCTGATCGGTCAGCAATACAAAGATGACGGAAGTGCATTGGTCGATTCACGGACACAAAAGCCACTGCAGTTTACCACCGATGTACCTCTGGCTGGTGCTGCCACAGATAAAGGTATCCGTGCGATTAAATACCACCCGTCAAATGCCGGTAAATACATTATGATCCGATATGGTGAAGTGTACATGAATAAATTGGAAGCCATCGTACGTGGCGGTAGCAGTAGCCAATCCGCTTTGGACGTGGTGAACAATCTGCGTGCAAAGCGTGGTGCTCCTGCACTGGCCAGCATCGACGTAAGTGGCGTTCTGGACGAGCGCGGCCGTGAATTGTACTGGGAAGGATTCCGCCGGGATGATCAAATCCGGTTTGGTACCTTTACGGGAACCTGGGAATCCAAGACAACCACAGATCCTAGTCGTGTTTTGTTTCCAATACCGCAGCAGGCATTGGATTCAAATCCAAACCTGACTCAGAATCCGGGATATTGA
- a CDS encoding VCBS repeat-containing protein, with protein sequence MPSEETGVHFVNDVENSPDFNILLYRNFYNGGGVAIGDINNDGLADIYFTRNQGPNKLFLNKGDFHFEDITESAGIGGTKAWSTGVVMVDINNDGWLDVYVCNAGYVKGDDQENELFINNHDLTFTESAAEYGLNENGYTTHAAFFDYDLDGDLDAYILNNSFIPVNTLNYQNKRDLRAKDWPVEDFLKGGGDKLLRNDNGHFVDVSEEAHIFGSLIGFGLGVTVGDINGDLYPDIYVSNDFFERDYLYINQRDGTFKEEIEKWMNHLSLSSMGADMADINNDGYPEVFVTEMLPDNDYRMKTTTLFENYSTYQLKQSRDFYHQFMQNTLQLNNGDSSFSEIAYFSGVAASDWSWGALLFDMDNDGYRDIYVCNGILQDVTDQDFRDFFANEVIQRMVLTGEKKDIDEILTRMPSKPQLNKVFHNQGNLTFNSVGPEWGFDKPSFSNGAAYGDLDNDGDLDLVVNNLKQEAFLFRNNSSLQLHHHYIGFNLKGSPENTFAIGTVIRVYSGNKIRNAQVIPSRGFQSSVDYRTLFGMDTLTDIDSIQIIWPDRTQTSLGPLALDSVYSLDYATLQRQQIPAPQQAGTATYLTEGPSPFAAQPEDEYVDFYQEGLVFKMLSKEGPRADAGDVNGDGLEDVFIGGPANVPGLLYIQSPAGFSIADTRTFLRDAIYEDTAVRFFDADGDGDLDLFVGSGGNRGRAGSTNFHDRLYINNGKGDFALQSFAFPGNGYNTAVAVAEDIDRDGDLDLFVGNRSVPGVYGIDPQSYLLENDGKGHFRDVTHTLAPELEHIGMVTDAQWIDLDGDQTNELVVVGDWMAPQIFHWKDQQLHPFDSGLEKLSGWWNGMQSSDLDQDGDMDLILGNRGENFFFTADEEHPVKLWLEDFDDNGTIEKVITRTIDGKDMPVHTRDELASQIVSLKKQNLKHVEFATKSMDQLFSDKVLSNAQVKEATWFKSCIAWNDGTGRFTVEALPQEVQFSCVCAINCTDVNADGRPDIILGGNESNFTPQYSQLDASRGQIVLNMGAENWQCVDLAKTGMHLEGDVKQILPVTIRNETYLLVLINNEVPQLFQINSQTIPAL encoded by the coding sequence ATGCCCTCTGAGGAGACGGGAGTTCATTTTGTCAATGATGTTGAAAATTCTCCGGATTTCAATATCCTGTTGTATCGGAATTTTTATAATGGTGGAGGAGTAGCCATCGGGGATATCAACAACGATGGACTGGCAGATATTTACTTTACCCGAAATCAGGGGCCCAACAAACTTTTCCTCAACAAGGGAGATTTTCATTTTGAAGATATCACCGAATCAGCAGGTATCGGTGGAACGAAAGCCTGGAGTACAGGTGTGGTCATGGTTGACATCAACAACGATGGTTGGTTGGATGTATATGTATGTAACGCAGGTTATGTTAAAGGTGATGATCAGGAGAATGAATTATTTATCAATAATCATGACCTGACATTCACCGAATCAGCAGCCGAATACGGGCTGAATGAAAATGGGTACACCACCCACGCCGCATTTTTTGATTACGACCTGGATGGAGACCTGGATGCCTACATTTTGAACAATAGTTTTATACCGGTCAATACGCTTAACTACCAAAACAAAAGAGACCTCCGCGCTAAAGACTGGCCAGTAGAGGATTTCCTGAAGGGTGGGGGTGACAAATTACTTCGCAATGACAATGGCCATTTTGTCGATGTGAGTGAAGAGGCTCATATTTTTGGGAGCTTGATTGGTTTTGGGTTAGGGGTCACTGTCGGCGACATCAATGGCGACCTCTACCCGGACATCTATGTGTCCAATGACTTTTTCGAAAGGGACTATCTCTACATCAACCAGCGGGACGGAACCTTTAAGGAAGAAATTGAAAAATGGATGAATCATCTGAGCCTGTCATCCATGGGTGCCGATATGGCGGACATCAACAACGACGGGTATCCCGAGGTGTTTGTTACGGAAATGCTTCCGGATAACGATTACCGCATGAAAACTACCACTTTGTTTGAAAACTATTCGACCTATCAGCTCAAACAGTCACGGGATTTCTACCACCAGTTTATGCAGAATACGCTGCAGTTGAATAATGGAGACAGTTCATTTAGCGAGATTGCTTACTTCAGTGGTGTCGCTGCATCCGATTGGAGCTGGGGAGCCCTGCTCTTTGATATGGATAATGATGGCTATCGGGATATCTACGTATGTAACGGAATACTCCAGGATGTTACTGATCAGGATTTTCGTGACTTTTTTGCCAATGAAGTAATTCAACGCATGGTCCTGACCGGAGAAAAAAAGGATATTGATGAGATCCTGACCAGAATGCCTTCCAAACCTCAATTGAACAAGGTGTTCCATAATCAGGGCAATCTGACTTTTAATTCGGTGGGCCCCGAATGGGGTTTTGATAAGCCGTCTTTTTCCAACGGGGCAGCCTATGGCGATCTGGATAACGATGGAGATCTGGACCTGGTCGTGAATAATCTCAAACAGGAGGCATTTTTATTCCGAAACAATTCCTCCTTACAACTACACCACCATTATATCGGGTTTAATTTGAAGGGCAGTCCGGAGAACACATTTGCCATCGGTACAGTCATCCGTGTGTATAGCGGGAACAAAATCCGCAATGCTCAGGTAATCCCATCACGGGGTTTTCAGTCCTCTGTGGATTATCGGACACTGTTTGGAATGGATACTTTGACGGATATTGATTCCATTCAAATAATCTGGCCGGACCGGACGCAGACTTCCCTCGGCCCGCTTGCCCTTGATTCAGTCTATTCACTGGATTATGCCACCCTCCAGCGTCAGCAAATACCGGCTCCCCAACAAGCAGGCACGGCCACCTACCTCACCGAGGGACCTAGCCCGTTTGCGGCACAACCTGAAGATGAATATGTTGATTTCTATCAGGAAGGTTTGGTCTTTAAAATGTTATCGAAAGAGGGCCCGCGTGCTGATGCCGGCGATGTCAATGGAGATGGCCTGGAAGACGTATTTATTGGAGGTCCGGCAAATGTTCCCGGGCTCCTGTACATCCAGTCCCCTGCAGGATTTTCGATAGCGGATACGCGTACCTTTTTGCGTGACGCCATCTATGAGGATACGGCAGTCCGATTTTTTGATGCTGATGGAGACGGCGATCTGGATTTATTCGTCGGGTCCGGAGGAAATCGCGGCCGGGCGGGGTCAACCAACTTTCATGACCGGTTATACATCAACAATGGTAAAGGGGATTTTGCCTTGCAGTCCTTTGCCTTTCCGGGTAATGGCTACAATACGGCAGTAGCCGTAGCTGAGGATATAGATCGTGATGGAGACCTGGACTTATTTGTTGGTAATCGGAGTGTTCCGGGAGTCTACGGTATTGATCCACAGAGTTATCTTCTGGAGAACGATGGCAAAGGGCATTTCCGGGATGTAACACATACCCTGGCACCGGAACTTGAACACATCGGCATGGTGACCGATGCTCAATGGATTGACCTGGATGGGGACCAGACCAATGAATTGGTTGTGGTGGGAGACTGGATGGCACCTCAAATCTTTCACTGGAAAGATCAGCAATTGCATCCATTTGACAGCGGTCTTGAAAAACTGTCGGGATGGTGGAATGGTATGCAAAGTAGCGATCTCGATCAGGACGGGGATATGGATCTGATCCTGGGTAACCGGGGAGAGAATTTCTTCTTCACCGCAGATGAAGAACATCCGGTCAAATTATGGTTGGAGGATTTTGATGACAATGGCACGATCGAAAAAGTCATTACCCGTACCATAGACGGTAAGGACATGCCGGTCCATACCCGCGATGAGCTGGCATCTCAGATCGTCAGTCTTAAAAAACAGAACCTGAAACACGTCGAATTTGCGACCAAATCGATGGATCAGTTGTTCTCTGACAAGGTGCTTTCAAATGCGCAGGTCAAAGAGGCGACCTGGTTTAAATCCTGTATTGCATGGAATGATGGAACAGGGAGATTTACAGTTGAAGCCCTGCCTCAGGAGGTTCAATTTTCTTGCGTCTGTGCCATCAATTGTACCGATGTCAATGCCGATGGGCGTCCGGATATCATCCTCGGCGGTAATGAAAGTAATTTCACGCCCCAATATTCACAGTTGGACGCCAGCAGGGGGCAGATAGTCCTGAATATGGGAGCAGAAAACTGGCAGTGTGTCGATCTTGCCAAAACAGGAATGCACCTTGAAGGTGATGTAAAACAAATCTTGCCGGTCACCATTAGAAACGAAACCTACTTACTGGTCCTGATCAACAATGAGGTGCCGCAACTTTTCCAGATTAATTCACAGACGATCCCGGCATTATGA
- a CDS encoding VCBS repeat-containing protein — protein sequence MNQALGAEWKGAITTQSIFMMLTLILFLTGCTSESKRFELLSSSKTGISFRNDLEPTPEMNIFNYLYFYNGGGTSTGDVNGDGLPDLFFTANQTENKLYLNLGDLKFSDITKIAGVGGPEGWSTGVTMADVNGDGLMDIYVCQLGSHLTFQQRNQLYINQGNDSNGIPHFVDEAKKYGLDIASYSTQAAFFDYDLDGDLDMYLLNHSVHNNGTFGQRNTLLDEMHPTAGDRLFRNDGNVFTDVTSSSGIYSSVLGYGLGIITPDVNNDGWPDIYIANDFHENDYLYINQKDGTFKESLYETVQHTSRFSMGCDWGDINNDGWNELMTLDMLPEDPVILKSSAAEDAYDVYQYKLKYGYGHQFARNNLQFNWGLNPQNGKPMFSEIGMMSGVYASDWSWSTLFSDFDLDGYEDIFVSNGILRRSNDLDYINFITNDSIQARLSSPMVSARDFQLFEHMPEIKLPNYLYHNNHDLTFTNVAQEWGLDKPSFSNGSVYVDLDNDGDLDLVVNNINDFAAIYENHTRENQADSLHYLTVILKGTGANSYGVGSCLIARTHGQSLIRYASPTRGFQSSVDIRPTFGLGKQTRIDSLWVIWPDHRYQLLTDVAADQFLEVRQDQAQGIYPWQNKDNATPLAYRYKDLSKETNLNHVHKENSFIEFNREPLIPHMSSQEGPALAVGDVNGDGLEDLFVGAARRDTAVLFLQSPNGTFRQDLVNQSLWNAEAHFEDTEALLKDLDGDGKVDLVIASGGNEFNNNSPETFTRFYRNHDGRFIRDSFPPIGLSASALVAVDIDLDGDEDLVIGGKSIPRHYGKPASSYILVNDGHGHFKDATLDVAPFLMGIGMVQDIDVADMDGDGRPDLLIASEWSPVMIAMNRPGHFELLKGDDLGIPHSEGWWNTFIPADFDGDGDLDFIGGNLGLNSKLKATAEHPLILYLADFDFNGDQEQVLTYYDKGSYKSFATMDELVKQMPTIRKKYHTYHDFASADIKEVFDPQIMDTAVQLVAYQLANCYFEQVAPMQFEMHVLPLTCQVSTIEKGMPANLDRDPEPEVTVVGNFYPVNIQLGRYDASPGFVLDFPGGNPRVIPPQESGLVAFGQCQNVVQINSPHYGPLFVVGRNNDALLCFGRSPAIVPDSKQ from the coding sequence ATGAACCAGGCTCTAGGGGCAGAATGGAAAGGCGCAATAACGACTCAGAGCATCTTCATGATGCTGACTTTGATTTTATTCCTAACCGGATGCACCAGTGAATCGAAACGATTTGAGTTGTTATCCAGCTCAAAAACGGGTATTTCATTTAGGAATGACCTGGAGCCGACGCCGGAGATGAACATTTTTAACTACCTGTATTTTTACAATGGAGGCGGAACGTCAACAGGTGACGTCAATGGTGATGGACTACCGGATCTATTTTTTACCGCAAACCAAACAGAAAACAAGCTGTATCTCAACCTGGGTGATCTTAAATTTTCAGACATAACCAAAATAGCAGGTGTAGGTGGTCCGGAGGGATGGTCTACCGGGGTAACCATGGCGGATGTTAACGGAGATGGCCTGATGGACATTTATGTATGCCAGCTGGGCAGCCACCTGACTTTTCAGCAACGCAATCAGCTCTATATTAATCAGGGCAATGATTCGAACGGGATACCGCATTTCGTCGATGAGGCTAAAAAGTACGGACTGGATATAGCTTCCTATTCTACGCAGGCTGCTTTCTTTGACTATGATCTGGATGGAGATCTTGACATGTACCTGCTGAATCATTCCGTGCATAACAACGGGACTTTTGGTCAAAGGAACACCTTGCTGGATGAGATGCATCCTACCGCTGGTGACAGGCTTTTCCGTAATGACGGAAACGTATTTACCGATGTTACTTCCTCTTCTGGGATCTATTCGTCTGTGCTGGGCTATGGACTGGGTATAATAACACCGGATGTCAACAATGACGGATGGCCGGATATTTACATCGCCAATGATTTTCACGAAAACGATTATCTGTACATCAATCAGAAGGACGGGACTTTCAAGGAGTCATTGTATGAGACCGTCCAGCATACTTCCCGCTTTTCCATGGGTTGTGACTGGGGCGATATCAACAATGACGGCTGGAATGAATTGATGACCCTGGATATGCTACCGGAAGATCCGGTGATCCTGAAGTCTTCTGCAGCAGAAGACGCTTATGATGTTTATCAGTACAAATTAAAATACGGGTATGGTCACCAGTTTGCCCGCAATAACCTGCAATTCAACTGGGGGCTGAATCCCCAGAATGGGAAACCTATGTTTTCGGAGATTGGTATGATGAGCGGTGTCTACGCCTCCGACTGGAGCTGGAGCACATTATTCAGTGATTTTGACCTGGATGGATATGAAGACATTTTTGTTTCCAATGGAATCCTGCGACGGTCCAATGACCTGGATTACATCAACTTTATTACGAACGATTCCATTCAGGCCCGGCTCAGCAGCCCAATGGTCTCGGCCAGGGATTTCCAGTTGTTCGAGCACATGCCGGAGATCAAATTGCCAAATTACCTGTACCACAACAACCATGACCTGACCTTTACCAATGTCGCTCAGGAATGGGGGCTTGATAAACCAAGTTTCTCCAATGGCAGTGTTTACGTGGATCTGGATAACGATGGCGACCTGGACCTGGTAGTGAATAACATCAACGATTTTGCAGCCATTTACGAAAATCACACCCGGGAGAATCAGGCTGATTCACTTCACTACCTTACCGTCATTCTGAAAGGAACCGGGGCAAATTCATATGGAGTAGGTAGCTGCCTTATTGCGCGAACCCATGGTCAGTCATTGATCCGCTATGCAAGTCCGACCAGGGGATTTCAAAGTTCCGTAGACATACGGCCCACCTTTGGTTTAGGAAAACAAACGCGGATTGATTCACTATGGGTTATCTGGCCTGATCACCGGTATCAGTTGTTAACCGATGTGGCCGCCGATCAGTTTTTAGAAGTTCGCCAGGATCAGGCACAAGGTATCTATCCATGGCAGAATAAGGATAATGCAACTCCCCTGGCATACCGTTACAAAGACCTTTCGAAAGAAACAAACCTGAACCACGTCCATAAAGAGAATAGTTTCATTGAATTCAATCGTGAGCCACTAATCCCGCATATGAGCTCACAGGAGGGGCCTGCATTGGCTGTGGGAGATGTGAATGGTGACGGGCTGGAAGACCTGTTTGTAGGAGCTGCCCGCAGGGATACAGCCGTCCTTTTCCTGCAATCGCCGAATGGTACATTCAGGCAGGACCTGGTAAATCAATCTTTGTGGAATGCCGAAGCACATTTTGAAGATACTGAGGCATTGCTCAAAGACTTAGACGGTGACGGGAAGGTTGATCTGGTGATTGCCAGTGGAGGAAATGAATTCAATAACAATTCGCCCGAGACATTCACCCGGTTTTACCGGAATCACGATGGCCGCTTCATCCGCGATTCTTTTCCACCAATCGGATTATCGGCGTCGGCCCTGGTTGCGGTGGATATCGACCTGGACGGCGATGAAGACCTGGTCATTGGAGGCAAGTCCATTCCCAGGCATTATGGTAAACCGGCTTCGTCGTATATCCTGGTCAATGATGGCCATGGCCATTTTAAGGATGCGACCCTTGATGTGGCTCCTTTTCTGATGGGTATCGGGATGGTTCAGGATATCGATGTCGCGGATATGGATGGTGATGGCCGCCCGGATTTGCTTATTGCCAGTGAATGGTCCCCGGTGATGATTGCGATGAACCGACCCGGTCATTTCGAACTTCTGAAAGGCGATGATCTCGGTATTCCCCATTCGGAAGGCTGGTGGAACACCTTCATTCCCGCGGATTTTGACGGAGATGGAGATCTGGATTTCATCGGTGGTAATTTGGGACTAAATTCCAAACTCAAGGCCACAGCAGAGCATCCGTTGATCCTTTATTTGGCGGACTTTGACTTCAATGGTGATCAGGAACAGGTGTTGACCTACTACGATAAAGGCTCCTACAAGTCGTTTGCCACGATGGATGAGCTGGTCAAACAGATGCCCACCATTCGGAAGAAGTATCATACTTACCACGACTTCGCCAGTGCGGACATCAAGGAGGTCTTTGACCCCCAGATCATGGACACCGCTGTCCAACTGGTCGCGTATCAACTCGCGAATTGCTATTTTGAACAGGTTGCGCCTATGCAGTTTGAAATGCATGTTCTGCCATTGACCTGTCAGGTATCCACCATCGAGAAAGGAATGCCTGCCAATCTGGATCGCGATCCGGAACCTGAAGTAACTGTAGTAGGAAATTTTTACCCCGTTAATATTCAGCTTGGCCGCTACGATGCTTCCCCTGGCTTTGTGCTTGATTTTCCCGGGGGTAATCCAAGAGTAATTCCTCCCCAGGAATCCGGTTTGGTCGCTTTTGGACAATGTCAAAATGTTGTTCAGATCAATTCTCCACATTATGGACCATTATTTGTTGTAGGTCGTAATAACGATGCGTTGCTGTGCTTCGGAAGGTCCCCTGCGATCGTGCCTGATAGCAAGCAATAA